From Micromonospora echinospora:
TCACCCCGGACGCCGCCACCCCGGACGCCGCCACCGCGACCGACGACGGCCCTGGCAACGAGGACGAGGCATGACCAACCCGAACCCCGTCTCGGGTTCCCCGGACAAGGAACCGGCGACCGAGGCGCAGGAGTCGCTGAGCGAGGCCCGGGCGACGCCGACGCAGCCGGCCGGTGACCCCGAGCAGACGGTGCCGGCCACCGCGACCGCGAAGAAGCCGGCCCCGGCGGGAGAATCCCGCCCCGGCATGGGCCGGATGTTCCTGGACAACCTCTGGGCGGCCAACACGCTCACCGTGACAGTGCTCGCGGTGCTGCTGGCCATGGTGGTCGGCGCGGTGCTGATCATCGTGTCCGACCCGGAGGTGCTGGCCACCTACAGCTACATCACGGCTCGCCCCTCGGACGCGCTGAACGCGAGCTGGACGGTGGTCAGCGAGGCGTACGCGAACCTGTTCAAGGGCGCGATCTTCGACCCGGACGCGGTCGGCTTCACCGCCGTCATGAGCCCGATCTCGGAGACGCTCACCTACGCCGCGCCGCTCGTCTTCACCGGCCTGTCGGTGGCGCTCGCCTTCCGGGGCGGCCTGTTCAACATCGGCGCCCAGGGTCAGGCGACGATCGCCGTCATCCTGGCCGCCGTGGCCGGCTTCGCGCTGCCGCTGCCGCCCGTCGTGCACCTGCTGGTGGCGCTGATCGCGGGCGCGCTCGGCGGCGCGCTCTGGGGCTTCATCCCCGGCATCCTCAAGGCCCGGGCCGGCGCGCACGAGGTGATCAACACGATCATGCTCAACTACGTGGCGGTCTACTTCCTGTCCTGGATCATCGTCCAGAACGGGGTGCAGAACCCGAACCGGTCGGACGCGATCAGCAAGCCGGTCGACTCCACCGCGCAGCTGCCCCGCCTGCTCGGCGAGGACCTGCGGGTGCACGCCGGCATCCTGCTCGCGGTGGCGGCCACCTGGTTCATCGCCTGGCTGCTCAACCGCTCCACGCTCGGCTTCGAGCTGCGGGCGGTGGGCGCGAACCCGGACGCGGCCCGGACCGCCGGCATCAGCGTGACCAAGACGTACGTGCTGGTGATGGTGATCGCGGGCATGCTGGCCGGTCTGGGCGGCTCGACCATGGTGCTCGGCACCACTGCCAACGCGCTGACCCCGCTGGTGATCGCGCAGATCGGCTTCGACGGCATCCTGGTCGCGCTGCTCGGGCGTGTGAAGCCGTGGGGCGTGCTGCTGGCCGCGCTGCTGTTCGGCGCGCTCCAGGCCGGCGGCAACCGGATGCAGTCGTACTCCGGCATCTCGCTGGAACTGGTCACCGTGCTCCAGGCGCTCATCGTCATCTTCATCGCCGCGCCTGCCCTGGTGAAGACGATCTTCCAGCTCCGGGCGGCCCGCGCCGCCC
This genomic window contains:
- a CDS encoding ABC transporter permease, which codes for MGRMFLDNLWAANTLTVTVLAVLLAMVVGAVLIIVSDPEVLATYSYITARPSDALNASWTVVSEAYANLFKGAIFDPDAVGFTAVMSPISETLTYAAPLVFTGLSVALAFRGGLFNIGAQGQATIAVILAAVAGFALPLPPVVHLLVALIAGALGGALWGFIPGILKARAGAHEVINTIMLNYVAVYFLSWIIVQNGVQNPNRSDAISKPVDSTAQLPRLLGEDLRVHAGILLAVAATWFIAWLLNRSTLGFELRAVGANPDAARTAGISVTKTYVLVMVIAGMLAGLGGSTMVLGTTANALTPLVIAQIGFDGILVALLGRVKPWGVLLAALLFGALQAGGNRMQSYSGISLELVTVLQALIVIFIAAPALVKTIFQLRAARAARLQTSLAKGW